The nucleotide sequence TGGAGCAGCTTGACCATGCCCTTGACCTCGTCGACGACGCCCTGCGGGTCGGACGCGGCGGCGTAGCGCGCGTGCGGCGCCATGAAGCCGAGGGTGTTGTAGCCCCAGTGGTTGGTCATCCCGCGCTGCACGAGGTGCGGCTCGTGCGTGAAGGCGTGGACGGGCAGCAGCTCGATGGTCGTCACGCCGAGCGAGAGCAGGTGCTCGACCGAGGCCGGGTGCGCGAGACCGGCGTACGTGCCCCGCAGGTGCTCGGGCACGCCCGGCAGGAGCATCGTCTGGTTGCGGACGTGCGCCTCGTAGACGACCGTCTCGCTGCGCGAGCGCAGCGGCGGGGCGTCGCCCGCCCAGTCGAAGGCGTGGTCGACGACGACCCCGCGCGGCACGTGCCCGCGGCTGTCGAGCGACGAGCGCTGCTCGAGGTCGCCGCGCCACTGCTCGTCGACGCGGTGGGCGTAGACCTCCGGGCCCCACGCGACCGCGCCCTCGACGGCGCCGGCGTACGGGTCGAGGAGGAGCTTGGTCGGGTTGTGGTGCAGCCCGTGGTCGGGCTCCCACGGCCCGTCGACACGCAAGCCGTACCGCGTGCCGGGACCCATGCCGGGCACGAAGCCGAACCACCACCCGTGCGCCCGCTCGCGCAGCGCCACCCGCCGCTCGCTCGTGCCGGCGGTGTCGCCGGCCTCGAAGAGGCACACGTCGACGGCCTCGGCGTGGCCCGCGTAGACGGCGACGTCGGCGCCGCCCGGGACGAGCGTCACCCCGGGGGGCGGCGGCAGGTCACGGGTCGTGGGCCCGGGCGGGGCGGGGCGGGTGGGCACGTCAGGACCCTAGCCGGGCGGGCGCGCGGGGGTGGCGGGGTCCGGGCTCAGGCGCGCAGGGCCTCGGCGAGCTCCCGCACGTGCTCGACGAGGAGGTCCATGTCCTCGTCGGTGTGCGCGAGGGACACCAGCCACTGCTCGTCGAGACCGGGGGGCGTGAGGATGTTGCGGTTGACGCCCCACAGCCACGACAGCTCGGCCATCGCGAAGTCCGTCGCCTTGTAGTCGCGGTAGGTGCGCACCGGCGCGGTCGACCACGTGACGCAGCCCTTGACCCCGAGGCCGACGGTGTGGGCCGGCAGCTCGAAGGTGTCGATGACGTCGTCGATGCGCGACAGGGCCCGCACGTTGATCGCCTCGGTGGCGGCCAGCGCCTCGGGGGTGCAGATCTCGTCGACGGCCTTCGCGGCGGCCATGACGAGCGGGTTGCCGTTGTAGGTGCCGAAGTGGGCCATCCGGCCGTCGACGACGACCTCCATGACGTCGCGGCGACCCCCGAAGGCGGCGAGCGGCAGGCCGCCGCCGATCGACTTGGCGAGGGTGATGAGGTCGGGCTTGACGCCGAGGCGCTGCGCGGCGCCCGCGTAGCCCGCGGTGAGGCCGGTCTTCACCTCGTCGAAGAGCAGGACGACGCCGTGCTCGTCGCACAGCTCGCGCACGCCCGCGAGGTAGCCGGCGTCCGGCACGACGATCGAGAGGTTCTCGACGACCGGCTCGACGACCATGACGGCGATCTCGCGGCCGTGCTCGGCGAGGATCGCGCGCAGGCGGTCGAGGTCGTTGTAGGGGACGACGTGGACGGTGCCGGCCTCCACGTCGAAGGGCACCTCGGGCACGGGGGCCTCGGCCGGGCCGATGTCCTCGAGCGCCGGCTTGACCGACACCTGGAGGGCGTCGTAGCCGCCGTGGTAGCCGCCCTCGATCTTCACGACGGCCTTGCGCCCGGTGAAGGCGCGCGCGGCGCGGATGGCGTACATCAGCGACTCGGTGCCGGAGTTGGTGAAGCGGACCATGTCGAGGCCGAAGCGCTCGCAGAACCGCTCGCTCATCTCGGTCGCCTGCGGGGAGGGGGTGACGAAGAGGGTGCCGGTGTCGGTCAGCGCGCGCTGGACGTGCTCGACGACGGTCGGGTTGAGGTGGCCGACGAGCATCGCGCCGAAGCCCATCGACAGGTCGAGCATCCGGCGGCCGTCGACGTCGGTCAGCCACGCGCCGCGCGCGGAGGCCACCGAGACGGGGTAGGGGTCCCAGTGCTGGAAGGAGGAGGTGACGCCGAGCGGCAGCGTGCGGGCCGCGCGGGTGTTGTGCTCGCCGGACGCCGGGGTGCTCGCCGCGAACCGCTCCCACTCGGCGGCGAGGAGGGACTCCACGCGGGCGGGGTCGACCGGGCGGCTGCTCGCCGGGAGGCGGCGGTAGGTGGCCGGGTCGTGGGCGGGGTACGGGCGGGCCGGGGTGTCGGTCGCGGACATCGTCGCTGCTCCTGGGTGGTGGAATCCGTGGCGAGGGGGCTTCGGGGCCACCCATCACATATGTCTGGGGGCGAATGTACTACCGGATCCGGGGTCGGGGCGAGTCCCGGGAGGTTCGGCGCCGTGGCCCGCCCCCGGACCCGGGCCGGTCGCCGGTGGGGGAGCGGTCGATACGGTGGGGTCATGACCGACCCCACCTCGCTGCCCAACTTCCCGCCGCCCGCGAACGAGCACCCGCTGCGCGGCCGGGTCCTCGACGTCCTCGTCGACCTCGGGCTCGCCCCGAACCTCGACGGCGACGGGGACGTGGCCTTCACGGTCAACGACCAGCAGCTGTTCGTCCGCTGCACCGAGGGCGACGTCGAGATCATGCGCCTCTTCGGCCAGTGGCAGATCCAGGACGAGCTGACGGCCGACCGCCTCAAGCTCCACGAGACGTGCAACGAGCTCAACCTGCACATGAACCACGTGAAGACCGGCATCGCGGGCACGACCCTCGTCGTCACCGGCGAGCACGTCGTCACGCCGGGCGCCGACCTCTCGACGCTCACCCAGGTCTCCATCCAGGTCGTGCTCTCCGCGGTCCACCTCTGGCACCAGCGCATCCTCGGCATCGACCCCGAGACCGGCCAGCCGACCGAGGACGGGCAGTGACCGACCTCGTCCGCCTCGAGGTCGCGGACGGCATCGGGACCATCCGGCTCGAGCGGCCGCCGATGAACGCGCTCAACGCCGAGATCCAGCACGGCCTCGTCGCCGCGTGCCGCGAGGCCGCCGAGCGGCGCGACGTCGCGGCGGTCGTCGTCTGGGGCGGCGAGAAGGTCTTCGCCGCGGGCGCCGACATCAAGGAGATGGAGACGATGTCGTACACCGACATGGTCGACCACTCCGCGCTGCTCCAGGACTTCACGAAGGCGCTCGCCGGCCTGCCGAAGCCGACCGTCGCCGCCATCACCGGCTACGCGCTCGGGGGCGGCTGCGAGGTCGCGCTCGCCTGCGACTGGCGCGTGGCCGCCGACGACGCGAAGCTCGGCCAGCCCGAGATCAACCTCGGCATCATCCCCGGCGCCGGCGGCACGCAGCGCCTCGCCCGGCTCGTCGGCCCGGCGAAGGCCAAGGACCTCGTCTTCTCCGGCCGCTTCGTCGACGCGCAGGAGGCGCTGGCCATCGGCCTCGTCGACCGGGTCGTCCCGGCCTCCGAGGTCTACGAGGCGTCACGCTCGCTCGTCGCCCGCTACGTCGGCGGGCCGGCCTACGCGATCCGCGCCGCGAAGGAGGCCATCGACCGTGGCCTCGAGGTCGATCTCGAGACCGGCCTCGAGATCGAGCGGGTGCTCTTCGCCGGCCTGTTCGCCACGAAGGACCAGTCCATCGGGATGCGCCACTTCGTCGAGAAGGGCAAGGGCCCGGCCCCGTTCGAGGGCGCCTGACCCCGTGACGTGCGCGGCCGCCCTGCACCGCAGGGCGGCCGCGTCGTCGTCCGGGGCCCTGGCTCCGGTGCTCAGGCCCGGGGGAAGGCCGAGCGGACCAGGACGCGCCCGTCGTCGCCGAGGACCTCGAAGCCGCTCGCGCGCTCCCGCAGCACCGACGAGTTGAGGTTGCAGCGCATCGTCCGCTCGCCGGTGCCGACGAACTCGCCGGCGGGGAAGGCGGCGCCGTCCGGCCCGAGCACGACGACCCGGTAGCGGTCGCCGGCCGTGAAGCCGCTCGCGGTCAGCTTGACCTCGACCCCCCACGTGTGGGGGACCAGCCCGGCGCTCGCGACCAGCCCCGGGGCGCCGACGGCGACGGGGACGGCCTCGACCGGCACGACCGGCGCCGCGGGATCGGTGACCAGCCGCGTCACGCCGAGCGTGAGCGCCGCCCCGACCGCCGCCGCCACGAGCAGCGTGCCCGCCCGGCGGGCGAGCCCGGACCCGGGGGCCCCGCGCCGGGCGTCGGCGGCGACCGCCGCGCCCACCCGGTCGGCGAGGTCGGGAGGCGGCTGCGGGAGCGCCGGACGGGTCCCGCGCAGCCCGCCGAGCGCGGCCGCGACGGGCGTCAGCGCGGCGAGCTCGGCGGTGCACGCCGCGCACCCGTCGAGGTGCGCCTCGAGCGCGGGGACCTCGTCGGCGGGGAGGTCGCCCAGCACGTACGGGCCGAGCGCGGTCCGCAGCGCCTCGTGGTCGGTCGGCGTGCTCATCGCTCCACTCCCATCTCCTCCATCGCGACCCGCAGGGCCTTGAGACCGTAGAAGACCCGGCTGCGCAGGGTGCTCTCGGGGATGCCGAGCTCGGCCGCGACCTCGCCGTACGGCCGGCCGGCGAGGTGGGTCTCGGTCAGCGCCTGCCGGTGCGCCTCGCCGAGGCGCCCGAGCGCCTCCTCGACGAGCCAGCCGTGCAGGAGCGCGTCCCAGCCGTCTGTCGCGGGGGCGTGGCGCTCGAGGCCCTCGTGGTCGGACAGGTCGCGCAGCCACGGCCGGGCCTCGCGGACCCGGTGCAGGTCGATGACGACGTTCCGGGCGATGCCGAAGAGCCAGGTGCGCAGCGCGGCGACCGACGGGTCGTAGCGCTCGCGGGCGCGCCAGGCGCGCAGGAAGGTCTCCTGGACGGCGTCCTGCGCCAGGCCGCCGTCGCCGAGGCCGCGCAGGGCGAACCGGTACAGCTCGGCCCCGTGCGCCGCGTACGCCTCCCGGACGCCCTCCTCGGTGAGCGAGGAGGGCGTCCGGGGACGGCGCACGAGCATCAGGGGCCTCGGTCAGCGACCCGTCGGGACCGCGAGGTCGAGCACCTGCGTGCCGCGCGGGAACCAGCCCTCGCGGGTGGCCTTCCCGGTGAGCAGGTCGACGCGGTACAGGCCCGCCCTGCCGTCGACCTCGAGGGCGGCGTACGCGCGGTTCCTCCGGTCGATGTCCATGCCGCCCCGCGTCGCGTCGACGCCGAGCGAGCCGGTCGGGGCCAGCGAGCCGGCGTT is from Arthrobacter sp. NEB 688 and encodes:
- a CDS encoding aminotransferase class III-fold pyridoxal phosphate-dependent enzyme, with amino-acid sequence MSATDTPARPYPAHDPATYRRLPASSRPVDPARVESLLAAEWERFAASTPASGEHNTRAARTLPLGVTSSFQHWDPYPVSVASARGAWLTDVDGRRMLDLSMGFGAMLVGHLNPTVVEHVQRALTDTGTLFVTPSPQATEMSERFCERFGLDMVRFTNSGTESLMYAIRAARAFTGRKAVVKIEGGYHGGYDALQVSVKPALEDIGPAEAPVPEVPFDVEAGTVHVVPYNDLDRLRAILAEHGREIAVMVVEPVVENLSIVVPDAGYLAGVRELCDEHGVVLLFDEVKTGLTAGYAGAAQRLGVKPDLITLAKSIGGGLPLAAFGGRRDVMEVVVDGRMAHFGTYNGNPLVMAAAKAVDEICTPEALAATEAINVRALSRIDDVIDTFELPAHTVGLGVKGCVTWSTAPVRTYRDYKATDFAMAELSWLWGVNRNILTPPGLDEQWLVSLAHTDEDMDLLVEHVRELAEALRA
- a CDS encoding YbjN domain-containing protein; protein product: MTDPTSLPNFPPPANEHPLRGRVLDVLVDLGLAPNLDGDGDVAFTVNDQQLFVRCTEGDVEIMRLFGQWQIQDELTADRLKLHETCNELNLHMNHVKTGIAGTTLVVTGEHVVTPGADLSTLTQVSIQVVLSAVHLWHQRILGIDPETGQPTEDGQ
- a CDS encoding enoyl-CoA hydratase-related protein, which gives rise to MTDLVRLEVADGIGTIRLERPPMNALNAEIQHGLVAACREAAERRDVAAVVVWGGEKVFAAGADIKEMETMSYTDMVDHSALLQDFTKALAGLPKPTVAAITGYALGGGCEVALACDWRVAADDAKLGQPEINLGIIPGAGGTQRLARLVGPAKAKDLVFSGRFVDAQEALAIGLVDRVVPASEVYEASRSLVARYVGGPAYAIRAAKEAIDRGLEVDLETGLEIERVLFAGLFATKDQSIGMRHFVEKGKGPAPFEGA
- a CDS encoding zf-HC2 domain-containing protein; its protein translation is MSTPTDHEALRTALGPYVLGDLPADEVPALEAHLDGCAACTAELAALTPVAAALGGLRGTRPALPQPPPDLADRVGAAVAADARRGAPGSGLARRAGTLLVAAAVGAALTLGVTRLVTDPAAPVVPVEAVPVAVGAPGLVASAGLVPHTWGVEVKLTASGFTAGDRYRVVVLGPDGAAFPAGEFVGTGERTMRCNLNSSVLRERASGFEVLGDDGRVLVRSAFPRA
- a CDS encoding sigma-70 family RNA polymerase sigma factor, which produces MRRPRTPSSLTEEGVREAYAAHGAELYRFALRGLGDGGLAQDAVQETFLRAWRARERYDPSVAALRTWLFGIARNVVIDLHRVREARPWLRDLSDHEGLERHAPATDGWDALLHGWLVEEALGRLGEAHRQALTETHLAGRPYGEVAAELGIPESTLRSRVFYGLKALRVAMEEMGVER